The following proteins are co-located in the Spinactinospora alkalitolerans genome:
- a CDS encoding ABC transporter substrate-binding protein, with amino-acid sequence MGSQPRRLRLTALAAGAILITASACSTPEAGGGGGDDAEGPFTIGVSNGFIGSEWREQMIATLEEAFAEYEQEGVVDELVVESADVDVNGQIQQIRNLINSGVDAIIVNPNSPTALDEVFAEAAEQDIEIVAIDQAVTSENVTNVVIDQGEWASISAEWLAEEVGDGGEIIAVNGIDGHPANEARWEGASQVFEEAGVEVAANDFADWDQATGQQVTQNLLASHPDVDGIFVQDGMALGAFQALESEGTVDEIAITGEARVGFMNRWAEQREENPDFSSVGVPNPPAGSVSALHVVVRMLQDQEFAPDALDGNTLYLPIPETVTDENFDERFAEVEDQPDTYSVDHHITPEEADAYFQ; translated from the coding sequence AGGCCGGTGGCGGCGGTGGCGACGACGCCGAAGGCCCGTTCACCATCGGCGTCAGCAACGGCTTCATCGGCAGTGAATGGCGCGAGCAGATGATCGCCACCCTGGAGGAGGCGTTCGCCGAGTACGAGCAGGAAGGGGTCGTCGACGAGCTGGTCGTGGAGAGCGCCGACGTCGACGTCAACGGCCAGATCCAGCAGATCCGCAACCTGATCAACTCCGGCGTCGACGCCATCATCGTCAACCCCAACTCCCCCACCGCCCTGGACGAGGTCTTCGCCGAGGCCGCGGAGCAGGACATCGAGATCGTCGCGATCGACCAGGCGGTCACCTCCGAGAACGTCACCAACGTCGTCATCGACCAGGGGGAGTGGGCGAGCATCTCGGCGGAGTGGCTGGCCGAGGAGGTCGGCGACGGCGGCGAGATCATCGCGGTGAACGGCATCGACGGCCACCCCGCCAACGAGGCCCGCTGGGAGGGCGCCTCCCAGGTCTTCGAGGAGGCCGGCGTGGAGGTCGCGGCCAACGACTTCGCCGACTGGGACCAGGCCACCGGCCAGCAGGTGACGCAGAACCTGCTCGCCAGCCACCCCGACGTCGACGGCATCTTCGTGCAGGACGGCATGGCGCTGGGCGCGTTCCAGGCGCTGGAGTCCGAGGGCACGGTCGACGAGATCGCCATCACCGGCGAGGCCCGGGTGGGCTTCATGAATCGCTGGGCCGAGCAGCGCGAGGAGAACCCGGACTTCTCCAGCGTCGGCGTGCCCAACCCGCCGGCCGGATCGGTCTCGGCGCTGCACGTGGTGGTCCGCATGCTGCAGGACCAGGAGTTCGCCCCGGACGCCCTGGACGGCAACACCCTCTACCTGCCGATCCCCGAGACCGTCACCGACGAGAACTTCGACGAGCGGTTCGCCGAGGTCGAGGACCAGCCCGACACCTACTCGGTGGACCACCACATCACCCCCGAAGAGGCCGACGCCTACTTCCAGTAG